From the Clostridium cagae genome, the window AAATGGTGGAGTTATGATATATTCAACTTGCACACTTAATAAAGAAGAAAATGAAGAAAATATCGAATGGTTCTTAAATACTCATAAGGATTGTAAATTAAAAACTATATTTATAGGAAAAGAAGATAACTTAATTTACAATAAAAATGGTACATTAACAATACTTCCAAATGCAAAAATGGATGGATTCTTTGTTGCAAAATTAGAAAAGCAATAATAGTAGGTGAATAAATGAAAAACATATTAGATTATACTCTAGAAGAGCTAACATTATGGATGAAAGAAAACAATGAAAGTTCTTTTAGAGCTAAGCAAATTATGTCTTGGATATACAAAGATGTTAGAAATTTTAGTGATATGAGAAATATGCCTAAATCTTTAATTGCAAAGCTTGAAGAAAATTTTGAAATAGCATTACCAGAAATTGAGGAAATATATAAATCAGAACTTGATGGAACAGAAAAGTTTTTATTTAAGTTTTCTGATGGAAATTTAATCGAGAGTGTCTTAATGAGATATAAGCATGGAAATTCTATATGTATATCTACTCAAGTAGGTTGTAGAATGGGATGTAAATTTTGTGCTTCAACAATAGATGGTAGAATTAGAAATTTAACTACAGGTGAAATATTAGCTCAAATATTAGTGGTTCAAAACCACATAGGTGAGAGAATTTCAAATGTTGTCTTAATGGGAAGTGGTGAGCCATTAGACAACTATGAAAATGTAATGAAATTTTTAGATATAGTTTCTGCAGAGTATGGACTAAACATAGGTCAAAGACATATAACATTATCTACTTGTGGGATTGTACCTAAGATATACGAACTTGCAGATAAAGAACTTAGCATAACTCTAGCCATTTCATTACATGCATTTAGCGATGAAAAAAGAAAAGAGATTATGCCGATAGCTAATAAATATAGTATTGATGAAATTTTAAATGCGTGTAAGTATTTTGTAAACAAGACTAAAAGAAGAATAACTTTTGAGTATTCTTTAGTTAAAGATGTTAATGATTCTAAAGAAGATGCAAGAGCTTTAGGTAAATTATTAAAGGGAATGCTTTGCCATGTTAACTTAATACCTGTAAATGAAATAAAAGAACGTACATTTAAGAGATCATCTAAAGAAACAATACAAGATTTTGCAAACATATTAAGTAATTTAGGAATAGAAGTAACTGTTAGACGTGAAATGGGAAGTGATATTAATGCAGCTTGTGGACAACTTAGGAGAAGTTATATAAAGACCCAAGAAACAAGGGGGGAATAAAGTGGTTGGATTAGTTAGTGATGTAGGATTAAGAAGAGTTTTAAATGAAGATTTTGCAATTTATTTAGAAAAAGATGAGTTTAAACTATATGTTGTTACAGAT encodes:
- the rlmN gene encoding 23S rRNA (adenine(2503)-C(2))-methyltransferase RlmN, whose translation is MKNILDYTLEELTLWMKENNESSFRAKQIMSWIYKDVRNFSDMRNMPKSLIAKLEENFEIALPEIEEIYKSELDGTEKFLFKFSDGNLIESVLMRYKHGNSICISTQVGCRMGCKFCASTIDGRIRNLTTGEILAQILVVQNHIGERISNVVLMGSGEPLDNYENVMKFLDIVSAEYGLNIGQRHITLSTCGIVPKIYELADKELSITLAISLHAFSDEKRKEIMPIANKYSIDEILNACKYFVNKTKRRITFEYSLVKDVNDSKEDARALGKLLKGMLCHVNLIPVNEIKERTFKRSSKETIQDFANILSNLGIEVTVRREMGSDINAACGQLRRSYIKTQETRGE